Below is a genomic region from Salvelinus fontinalis isolate EN_2023a chromosome 2, ASM2944872v1, whole genome shotgun sequence.
tttaagcaagtcagccatatgaGCAGttattttttaaaggcagtaaatgagaccGAATGAACTGtctcgctgccagacaaggctccgctgatagccagctgtagcagtggtatagtgcaattaatgtattgtatagtatagtggctttgctggcatccCACTTATTTTTTGCCTCACCGAGACTTTCATGCTTAATTCACCACTGGTGTAGAGAAAAAGAAAACAGTCTTGAACAGGGTGTAACAGTACAAATTGCATTAGACAATATTTGGCGCAAAACAAATTCCTTTaataagtgtacaaaacatgtgCAAAAATAGTGACTCATTGGAAGAACTACACAAGCATGGCTTTGCCCTAAGAGACCTACACATCAGTCATGAACAGACAGTGGATACATACAAGTTGACATGCGAAACTGGTTGACAGAAAGAGGGATGATCCCAGGCTGCAGTCTCCTACACTACAGAATATTGCAAATTGTGGCCTTGGTTTCACAGCATTTGATAAGTACCAAGTAAGTGCCAGCTAATGAAACAAACTGCACATTCATCAGCATTCTCCCTTTAACTCTTTTTGCACGATGCAGCAGAAATCTAAACAGGAATGGCCTCTATGAATGACATTCACAGTTCCTCAAATCAAGCACACAGACACCCTTTTTTGGCCCATGAGCTACTTATGAAATTACCCAGCTCTTTCCTTCgtaccaaacacacacatacaaaatgcACAAACACATGACAGGGCTGACTGACTAAATCACAGGAAATGACCAGTCACAAGAATTTACTGAAAGAGATGTGCAACTTCTTTAGCAAACAAGCTAATCATGACTAGAACTACATCAGCTAAAGTGAAAAACCTGGCATGCAATGAAAACACTATTTGAGCCACTCACACCAAACATGAAAACACATCTAAATGCTTAACACTGACATATGCAGAAGGGGTTGTATATAGTGTTAGACATGAATTGAGTAGGGAAAAATAGTGGTCACAAACGGGGAGAAGCGGTACTAGGTGCAGCAGTACTACATCTGAGCCATGAAAATCAGGCCTTGTCTACAGAAATCCTATCCAATTGCAACTATGGCACTAAAACGCATGACAAGAAACTGAACAAGATGCTAAGCTCGACCTAAACTGTGGTTTAAAGGCCTCTTGGCTTGTGCAGCAAAGCAACAGAGAAAGGCACACAGCTTGTGGATTTGGGGTGGATATCCAAGACGCCTCCCAAACCCCAAAAGTAGCACAAACCTCCCCACAGACAAATCAGAACACTAGTACGCCACTCATCCAAAGCCATCCATTACCaccaccttccccctctcctttACAGTATGGTGCACTTTTGCTTCTTCTTCTTGTCCCCGTCTTTCTTGGTCGTGTCGGCCTTCTTGGGCCCGTAGAGGCTGGAGAAGCAGGCCTGGGCGGAGACGGGCTCCCTCAGACTGAGCAGCCACCTCCCCTTGCCGTAGTAGGCCAGGGAGCCGAGCTCCATCTCTTCCACCAGCTCTCCCTCCTGACCCTCTTGCTGCAGCGCTAGGATCTCCAGCAGGTCGAAGCCCGTCTGCTGTGGCTCAACTCCCTCCGCACAGCCCAGGGTGATGTGGGCTCGGCTGCCAGCGGGCAGGGTGGCGGCAGCCGGGACTAGAGGGACTGCCTCCTTCTCAGCGTCGGCAGGCCACAGGGTTAACTGATCCTCAGAGAGTGAAACCCGGGCACCAACAGTGCGAGGTGTGACGAAGAGGGCACTGAGGGACAGCTCAAACGCAGAGCCATACAACTCTTTAACAGCCTAGAGTGGGAAGAAAAAGAAGTTAATTTCAAAATGGTCCCCTGAAAAgtgaaaatacatttaaacaacgCACTGGACATCAGATTTTAAATTCATAAAACGAGGCCAATATGAGAGGTGTAATAAATGGGTTAATAGGATGAGGTTGCATTTTACAAATATTTCTCATCACCaatatacactaaacaaaaatataaaagcaacatgtaaagtttgcCCCATGAGTTGAAATAAGAGAACCAGAAATGATCCATacgcacaaaaggcttattttgcacacacatttgtttatattatatccctgttcgtgagcatgtctcctttgccaagataatctatccacctgacaggtgtggatttcaagaagctgattaaacagcatgatcattacacaggtgcaccttgtgctggagacaaaaggccactaatttgcagttgtgtcacaacaatgccacagaagttgagggagcgtgcaattggcatgttgactgcaggaatgtccaccatagctgttgccagagaattgaatgttaatttctcaagcataagccacctccaacataatttttgagaatctgtcagtacgtccaaccggcctcacaaccgctgaCCATATGTAACTAtggcagcccaggacctccacatctggcttcttcacctgcgagattctatgagaccagccacctgaacagctgatgaaacagattAGTATTTGTCTAACAAAACATTTTATGGGGGAaaacattctgattggctgggcccggctcccaagtgggtggcccaccgctgcacccctgcccagtcatgtgaaatccatagattagggcttaaatTAATACATTTAAATCAAGTGAttaccttatatgaactgtaactcagtaaaaatgttaaaaattttgcgtttagatttttgttcaatATTCTTTCAGACTTACTGGTTTATCTGCATATTCCTTGGCTCCCTCAGCCTTGCCATAGTCACAGAATTTGGTAGTGCAATGAAGAGCTCCATTGGCTTGGAAATACTGCTCCAGGTCCACCTCTTTCTCAGCCTCAACAGTGACTGAAAAAACAAAGCAAGCTCAGTTGTCACAGTCAAGCTCAAGAGAATAAAATCTGATTTAGATAAACAATATAATTGTGTGTATCACAAGACAGTTGTGCTGAACTCACAGTCAGGCAAGTGCTTCTTGAAGGCCTCAAGCGTGTCCAATGTCTTCAGGAAATCCATGGACGTGCACCTGACCTTGTCCTGGATGCCAGGGAGAAGGAACCAGCCAAAGAAAAGGGGCAGGGACATCTCCTCAAGAGGAACTTTCATGGCCTGGATCTGGGCCTCCTCTAGCCCCCGCAGAGTTCTCTTGGCCAACTGTGGCAAGTCTCTGCTCCACTCAGTGCGGGGCTCCACAAACATGGCCACCAGCCGGTGCTGCTCTGCCACCTCCCCCAGACGGGCCAGCCGATCATGGGTATGGTTGGTGTCATCCACCACTATCACTTGAGCAGATGTTCCTACACTGCAGCAGGCTACCACAGCATCGTCAAAAGCCTTGTACCCATCTGCCGATGCTTCTGGACTCTCCGGTTTCACACCATGGTCATCAGCACAGCAGACAGTGCAGAGACCCTGGTAGCTATCTGCAATGGCACGTGCCAAGAGGCTCTTGCCGCTGCCGGGGAGGCCTCTGAGGATGATTAGAGTGCGAGAGGTGCGAAGGGTGGCTTTGGTCTGCTCATGCTCCAGGAAAGCGAAAGACAGAGTGCCAGGAGCAGGGACCTGCTCGACAACTTCTGCCTTCTGCTGCTCCACAGCATCACCTTCTGCCTGTTTCTCTGACTCTACTTCTTTTACAATTTCAGCTTCTACCAGTTTCTCTGCTTCCACTTTCTTCACAGTCTCAGCTGCTACTGGTTTCTCTGCTTCCACTTTCTTCACAGTCTCAGCCGCTACCGGTTTCTCTGCTTCCACTTTCTTCACAATCTCAGCTGCTACCGGTTTCTCTGCTTCCACTTTCTTCACAGTCTCAGCTGCTACCGGTTTCTCTGCTTCCACTTTCTTCACAGTCTCAGCTGCTACTGGTTTCTCTGCTTCCACTTTCTTCACAGTCTCAGCTGCTACTGGTTTCTCTGCTTCCACTTTCTTCACAGTCTCAGCCGCTACTGGTTTCTCTGCTTCCACTTTCTTCACAGTCTCAGCCGCTACTGGTTTCTCTGCTTCCACTTTCTTCACAGTCTCAGCCGCTACTGGTTTCTCTGCTTCCACTTTCTTCACAGTCTCAGCCGCTACTGGTTTCTCTGCTTCCACTTTCTTCACAGTCTCAGCTGCTACTGGTTTCTCTGCTTCCACTTTCTTCACAGTCTCAGCCGCTACTGGTTTCTCTGCTTCCACTTTCTTCACAGTCTCAGCCGCTACTGGTTTCTCTGCTTCCACTTTCTTCACAGTCTCAGCCACTACTGGTTTCTCTGCTTCCACTTTCTTCACAGTCTCAGCTGCTACTGGTTTCTCTGCTTCCACTTTCTTCACAGTCTCAGCCGCTACTGATTTCTTTGGCTCTGGTTCCGGTACAATTTCAGCTtcagtctgtttgtctgcctCCACTTCCTTTACAGTTTCAGGCTCCGCTGGCAACTCTGGCGCCACCAACACAACACCAGATTTTGCCTGCTTCTCAGATTCCTCAGGCCCTTTCTTTTCTGGTTCAAGCCGTTTCACATCCTCAGATTCTGTCTGTGTGACAGGCTCGGGCGCTGCCTGCTCAGACAGTTTAACAGCCTCTGGGACGGGTTCTGCCATTTTCTCTGGCGCAGTTTCAATGTTATTCTCTGCTAGAGGCTCTCGTGTTTTCTCTGGCATTGGCTGCTTTTTAGGCTCTGCGGTCTGGATGTTTTCGCGTTCTACGTACATTGCTGTAGCTGGCTCAGAGACCTCTGAGCTCTCTAGTTCTGGTTGTTTTTCTGGGTACTTCTCTGCTTTAGTCAAAACTTCTGTAGAGGTCTCTGGAACCTTTTCAGGAGATACAACCATTTTCTTTGGTGCTTTTTCTGCTTTAGGCTCAATCTCCTGCGTTTCTTCTGACATTCCTGATTCTGTCACCACATCTTGCAAATGTGCCATTTCTTGCCTATTCACTGGTGATTCTGCAGGCTCTATTGGAGAGTCAAGTTGTGACTGGGGGCAGTCTCCTGCTCCAGTCTCCTGTTGCTCTCGAGTCTCTGATGCGATGTCCAACACCTGGTTCTGCTCAGCATCCATATCTGGGTTCCTCAATGGACCTAATGATAAACACTGGTTTAAACAAAAGATTTACAACGTGAAAATAAATGCAATGATATGATGCAAATGAAACTTATACAAATTCAATACTTAAGGAAACCAGGAACTTTATCAAAATAAAACTGTACAGCATACAAACAATGCAATGGCGCTAGAATTTATTTAAACTTcaagctgtaaaaaaaaaaaaaaaaagtacaatatttgacAACTCTTCCCTTATGCAAATATTTGGGATGACTCCCTCACTAAGATAAGTGTGGTAGTCAACTGATACATTTTGGTATTTCTAATAAGCGTTGTAGGGAGCAGCAGACTAATTTAATTACTGTACTGCAGCGGTTTCTCTGTCGCCCCTCTGGGGTCCTGCCGACTCGGAGAGCTCATCGTGGGCAAGGCCTCTGCCGGTTTGACAAAAGGCATTGGGTGGTTGGCTTGGCTCTATCGACCTGATTAGTAAATGGTTTAAGCACAGCTGGCATCTTTGGAGTGGTGTGTGAGACGAGGATGTGTGTAATGTATGCCTTCATGGCTCAATTCTCAAAACATTCACATAATCGGCTTGAACGACTGCCAGTCTGCATTATACATGTAACGTTAGGTGGGAAAAACGTAACTGGGGAAGAAACAAACGTCAATTAGAATGCATGAACATTCATCAATAAAACACGCATCACCAATTTGGTACGGAATTAGATAGACTAATGAAAAAGATTCAGATATAGGCTACGCAAAATTGCCGAATAAAAAGTAGAGGCGTGCTCAGCCTCCGACGACTAGGCCGGGTGAGAAATGAACACCTGCGACTGATTATACCAACCTTTTGTGTGGACAAGGGCTATTATAGCCTCTTTAAAACGCACTTGAATAAAAATCGCAAGTAACACCAAGAAACGTACGTAGAATATATAATTTGAGTAACAGTCAGTAGCACAACGTCCTATTGGTTCGTGAAATTAGATGACAAAAAAAATCCTGGTCATCCCGTTACAGGCTAGAAAAGTTGCCCAAGAAACAAACGACATTCGAAATAACTCAAAGGTCAATATTTATAGGAAGTGAATATTCAGTAAAAGACGGTCAGATGAGAATAATGTTAAAAGTGCGACGGTGTAAACGCGGCTACCATGTAACAATGAAATGGTGAAACGGGGAGTGGCTGCAATGTAATCACCACGCTACAGATAAAACAAAATCAGCGTGGCAATGTCATGTCAAAATTTAGATGCCACGTTTGAACAATAACGACAGCCTATTTCAAAGCTAAAGAAATGGTATGTCTGAAAATGTTGATCACGTCAGTCAAGTTCCAAGATCGTTCTATATGACAGCAGCTTCTAATCGGGCGATTTAGGCTAACTACCATATTGCTATGGATGGGACGAGATTACCGACGGAGGTTTCTTACCGTGCCTGTTGTGTCAGGAGTATGCCGCTGACTCTGCAATTTAGGCGTTTTCAAAGCTGGCAAGCAGTGGGCGCTCCGCGCAGAAATCTGCCCACAACACGCAGGAAACAAAACGGAAACTACTGTCTCTTGAGCACGCGCAAGGCTTAGTGCTCTTGAGGGTGGGGTGCTTCCTATCGTTTGCGCGCCCCCGCTCTTATCAACGCGAATGGCCCAGCAATGACAATGTAGACCTGGATCCCAGCTGAGAAGGAAATTAAATATGAGTTTTGTTGAATTGAAATTCCACAAGCCATGGCAATAATGCCAGAAAGTCTGATAATTCATGGCATAAGTGACAACAATGAGTCATTTTATATTTTGCCAGTTATTGATTTTAGGTCCTCTTCCACAACACACACTCCTTGAAAAATAAAGCTCTGTATAAAAATATTTCCAGAAATGCATGTTCTGTAAAGGAATTTTACTCAACAGGTTGGGGACTTTATGAGATTAGATGAGTCTAATCAATTTCTGATCTGATAACATGGCAGGATTTCTTAATACCCATATAAAGAGAACCAGCTACCTAGTGAATAACAGCATTGTCAGCATGCCAGTCTGAAACAATGATATCAGAGTGCAGAAGTAAAGGGAACTAGCCTTGTAATCAGATAGAAAAACACTACAGGGAAACGTGTACACAGTTCTAAAGAACTGTAAGATGATTTTTGACTGGGTGCATTGTGCCAGTCAGTACATGTCTGTTGTTTTCGTCTCCAATGGCCTGCTTACATGTACATTGGCACAGGCAATTAAACCCAAGTTACCCAACACCTGCTAACAGGCTCTGCTGAAAAATGTGCCAGATCAGCAAAAGTTCATGAGTTTTATAAGGCAATCCAAACACATCTTAACCGTCTTTCTAAACTATATTTCCTTGTATAAAGCTTCTGGGCCGTTCTCTCGGTCTCTCAGATAGTTTTAATTAGATTAACAATACCATGTGTGCCAAGTGCCAACGACTCAACACACAGTAATTGCT
It encodes:
- the LOC129829560 gene encoding translation initiation factor IF-2-like encodes the protein MDAEQNQVLDIASETREQQETGAGDCPQSQLDSPIEPAESPVNRQEMAHLQDVVTESGMSEETQEIEPKAEKAPKKMVVSPEKVPETSTEVLTKAEKYPEKQPELESSEVSEPATAMYVERENIQTAEPKKQPMPEKTREPLAENNIETAPEKMAEPVPEAVKLSEQAAPEPVTQTESEDVKRLEPEKKGPEESEKQAKSGVVLVAPELPAEPETVKEVEADKQTEAEIVPEPEPKKSVAAETVKKVEAEKPVAAETVKKVEAEKPVVAETVKKVEAEKPVAAETVKKVEAEKPVAAETVKKVEAEKPVAAETVKKVEAEKPVAAETVKKVEAEKPVAAETVKKVEAEKPVAAETVKKVEAEKPVAAETVKKVEAEKPVAAETVKKVEAEKPVAAETVKKVEAEKPVAAETVKKVEAEKPVAAEIVKKVEAEKPVAAETVKKVEAEKPVAAETVKKVEAEKLVEAEIVKEVESEKQAEGDAVEQQKAEVVEQVPAPGTLSFAFLEHEQTKATLRTSRTLIILRGLPGSGKSLLARAIADSYQGLCTVCCADDHGVKPESPEASADGYKAFDDAVVACCSVGTSAQVIVVDDTNHTHDRLARLGEVAEQHRLVAMFVEPRTEWSRDLPQLAKRTLRGLEEAQIQAMKVPLEEMSLPLFFGWFLLPGIQDKVRCTSMDFLKTLDTLEAFKKHLPDFTVEAEKEVDLEQYFQANGALHCTTKFCDYGKAEGAKEYADKPAVKELYGSAFELSLSALFVTPRTVGARVSLSEDQLTLWPADAEKEAVPLVPAAATLPAGSRAHITLGCAEGVEPQQTGFDLLEILALQQEGQEGELVEEMELGSLAYYGKGRWLLSLREPVSAQACFSSLYGPKKADTTKKDGDKKKKQKCTIL